The genome window GGTGCCTGGGCGCCGAGCATGGTGACGGTCAGCCCCAGCAGGAGGTCGGCGAAGAGCCAGCCCGCGAGCAGCACGGGCGTGGACGGCCGGTCGCGGCCGGTCACGCGGCCCCTCCCGGTTCCGGGCCGCCCACTGGCCGGCCCTCGGCGCCTGATCCGCCGGCGGGAGCGCTCGGCCCGCCGGCCGTCCGGCCGCCTGGGGCGCCGGTCCTGGCACCGGTGGCGCCGGTGAACGCCGACGTGGCCTGCCGTACCGCGTCGTCGAGCCCGGCGACCGCGGCCCGCAGCGCGGCGAGCTCGGGGCGGGCGGCGTCGCGGACCGCGGTGGGGAGCTCCTGCAGGGTCCGCGCCAGGTCCGCCGGGAGCCGGTCCAGGGCGTCGCGCGTCTCCTGCAGCAGGTGCGCGGTACGGCCGGCCGCGTCCGAGACCAGCTCGATCCGCGCGGCGTGCGCGCTCGCCGTGTCGGCCCAGTCGCCGAGGGCCTGCCGGACCTCGGCGCCCGCGTTCTCCAGCGCGGTGGTGAAGGCGCCCGCGGCCTGGGTGACGGCGTCGGCGAGCCGGTCCCCGCTCCGGGCGGCCACCGCCTCCACCCGGCTCACCGCCGAGCCGAGGCCTGCGGTGGCGCCGGCCAGCTCCCCGACCCGGGTGTCCAGGTGGGCGGCGGTGTCCGCGACCATCCGGCCGGCCGCGGCCGTGAACTCGTCCAGCGCCTGCCGTACGCCGTCGGTCGCGGTGGTGATCAGACCGCCGACCCGGTCGCCGACGCGGTCCACCGCCGCGTCCGTCCGCCGGCCGACGGAGTCGACCGCGCCGGCGGCCCGCTCCACCGCCTCCAGCAGGTCCTTCGCCGCGTCGGTGACCGCGGTGAGGTGCGCGGTGAGCGCGGGGATCGAACCCCGCACGCCGTCGGCGGCGGCCACGAGCGCGTCCGTGGCCCGGCCGGTGGAGTCGAGCGCCTTCTCGAGCGTCGGCACCACCTTGGCGTGGACCCGGCCGATCGTCTGGCCGACCTTGCGGAGCTCCACGGCGCTCTTGCCCAGCTCCGCCTGGAAGCGGGCCGGAGAGGCGAGCCGCGCCTCGGCGAGCACCAGGGTCGCCGCGGTGAGCGCGGTGCGGAGCCGGGCCCGGAGGGCCTCGGTCCGCTCGCCCGACCGGCGCTCGGCCATCCGGCGCAGCAGGCGCTCGGCGAAGGTGACCGCGATGAGCAGGAAGATCGCGACCAGGGTGGCGAGGGCGACGCCGTCGAACCGCTGCCAGGCCGGCAGGAGGCCGTCGAATCCCTGCTGCCACAGCTCCAGGAACGGCCGGCGGGCGGCCTCGGCCCCCGCGATGGCGAGCAGCTCGCCGTAGGCCGTGGTCGCGTTCTTCAGCCCCAGCCAGGTGATCGAGATGGGGAGGAACACGAGCACGGGCTGGACCAGGCCCGCCGCGGTGAGCAGGGCGTGCCACCACCGGGCCGAGCCGGGGTGGTCCGGGCGGACCGTCTCCTCGGGCGGGAAGGCGGCGAAGAGGTCCACCTCGCACCACCGCTCCGCCAGGTCGGGGGAGAGCACGGCGTCCGCCACCTCGCGCAGCTGGGCCGCCCGGGCCGCCAGGGCCGGATGGGCGGCGAGCTCGCGCAGCTCGGCGGCCAGCTCCTGGTCCGTCAATCCGATTCCCCTCGTCCTCGGTGGCGGTGGTCGTCGTGGATCGCCTCAGGGCCGGTGCCGGCCGGCGGCGCCCTCATGCCGCTCAGGCACAGGGACCGGGCCCGGCGCCTTTCTCCGGCGGGCCGGGCCCGGTGTCGGCGCGCATGATCGCCGTTTCGCCGGTGGTCCGGCGTTGTCATGGCGATCGATTCGATCGCCGGTTGTCGATGTTAATGATTGTGAATCGAAAACACAAGAGCCTTGGTTGCAGGGCTTGTTGGTTGTACGACGGTGTCGCCCATGCCGGCACCGTCGCGAACGCCGTCGTGGCCGCGAACCTCGATGCCGTCGCGCTTCGGCGGCCGCCCGCCGAAGTGCTCGTTCTTTGCCATGGCGCCGGCCACGCCGCGGAGCGGCTGAGCTTTGCGGCCGAGGTCGGTGATCGAGTGGGCGCGAGCCTCGGCCCTTGGCGCACCGGAAGCGGCGGACTGTGCTCGGCAAGGGGGGCGTTCCGGCCCGCGCCGGGGGGTGGAGAACCGGGACGCGGCCGCTGCGAGAGGCCGCCAGAGGGGGGCACGCCACAGGCCCTCCAGGCCCGGCCCCGGCCGGTCCCGACGGCCGTTACGGCATGGGCCGACCGCGGGGACGGCTCATCGAGCGGGTACGGCGGGCTCGGGCGGCCGCCCTCAGCCGCCGCCGGTCTCCTCGGCGCGGGAGGACACGAACGCGCCCTGCCCGGGGAGCGTGTAGACGAGGCCCTCGTCGCTGAGCAGCCGGATCGCCCGGCGCACGTCCTCCGGGCCGAGGCCGTGCTCTCGCTGCAGGCTCTCCTCGGAGGGCAGCGGGCGGTCCGGCTCGATCCGCCCGCTCAGGATCTGCTCGCGCAGCACGGCCGCGAGCCTGCGGTGCGGGGCCTCGGCGCCCTGGCCGGTCGTCTCGTCCACGGTCGGACGCGTTCCCCGCCCGGCTCCGGTTAACCCGCCCTCGGCCCACAGCCGGGGCACCACCTGCCGCACGCCCGCCCGCGCCGAGCCCCGGCTCACCACCACGGGTCACAACAGCCCCGCGGGCGCGTGCTCCGCCGCCGATGGCCGGGTTCGCGCGCCACGGCCGCGGGCGGAAGGTCCCGGCCGGGTAGGACCTTCGGCGCTGCCGCGCTCCGCGCGGTACAGGTGAGATAGGAGAAGCGCCAGTGATACGGAGCCCACGGGGGATCGGAGGTGGCCATGATTCTGGTCGGGGTGGACGGTTCGCGGGCCGGTCTCGAGGCCGCCGCGTGGGCGGCCAAGGAGGCCGTGCTGCACCGCGTGCCGTTGCGGGTGGTCAACGCCGTCCCGAAGTGGGTCTGCTCGCCGACGCTGTCCGGCCGGTACGCGGCCATCGCGGCCTGGATGCGCGAGGGCGCGGACATGGTGCTCGCCGCCGCGGCCGACCGGGCCCGCAGCGAGGCCCCGGAGGTGGAGGTCAGCACCTCGATCCTCCCCGGCGACCCCCGGACCGCGCTGATCGAGGCGGCCAAGGGCGCCCGCATGCTGGTGGTCGGCAACCACGGGCTGGGCGGCTTCCGCGGGCTGCTCGTCGGCTCGGTGGCCCACGCCGTGGCCGGCCACGCCCCGTGCGACGTGGTCGTGGTGCGGGAGGCCCCGCGGCAGGTGCACGGGGAGGTGGTCGTGGGCGTGGACGGCTCCGAGCAGGGCGGGGCCGCGCTCGACTTCGCCTTCGCCGAGGCGGCCTTGCGGGGCGCGCGGGTGCGCGCGGTGCACGCGTGGACCGCGATCGACGGGAGCGGCGGCCTGCTGCCGGAACCGGACGGCGACGGCTCGGGCGGGGATCCGGGGGAGATCGGCCTGGTCAAGCAGGCGATCGCCGAGCGGCGGCGGCGCCACCCGGACGTGGAGGTCGTCGAGGAGATCGTGCAGGGCCACCCGGTCGCGGTGCTGCGCCAGGAGTCCGCCACCGCGGACCTGCTCGTCGTGGGCTCCCGGGGGCGCGGCGGGTTCGCCGGGCTGGTCCTCGGCTCGGTCAGCCAGGGGATGCTCCACCAGGCGGCCTGCCCGCTCGCCGTGATCCGCACGCCGCAGCGCGCCTGACGCCCGGAATCCGGCCGGTGGCGGCGAATCGGGTGTGATGCCCGCAATGCGCTTGGCGAGGAGCGCCTGATCACGGATGGTGGCCGAGTATGGAAGTTATGAAACGGTATGCGTTCCTCGCGGCCGCGGTCGGTGCGCTGGTCATCGGGGGAGCACTGCACCTCATCGGCGCCGGCGCCGCCGGCGACATCGCCTGGGCCGCCGGGACCGCCGTGGCGCTGGTGCCCGCGGTGTGGTGGGTCGTCTCCGACCTCCGCGCCGGCCGGTTGGGCGTCGACGCGATCGCGGTCTTAGCCCTCGGCGGCGCCCTGGCCGTACGCGAGTACTTCGCCGGGGCGGTCATCGGCCTCATGCTGGCGAGCGGCCGGCTGCTGGAGGACTTCGCGTTACGCCGGGCGCGCCGCGACCTGACCGGGCTGTACGAGCGGGCGCCCCGGTTCGCCTGGCGCTACGAGGACGGCGCCCCCCACCGGGTGCCGGTGGACGAGGTACGGCGGGGCGACCGCCTGGCCGTGCCGAGCGGGGAGATCGTCCCGGTGGACGGGACCGTGCTCTCCGGGACGGCGCTCCTCGACGAGTCCGCGCTGACCGGTGAGGCGCTGCCCGTCGAGTACGGCGCGGGGGACGCCATCGCCAGCGGTGTGGTCAACGCCGGGCAGGCGTTCGACATGCGGGCCACGGCGACCGCCGCGGAGAGCACCTACACCGGCGTGGTCCGCCTCGCCCAGGAGATCGAGGCGGGCAGCGCGCCGATGGCCCGGGTCGCCGACCGGTTCGCCGCGTGGTTCCTGCCGCTCACCCTGTTGCTCGCCGGGGGCGCGTGGCTGATCTCCGGTGAGGCGGTGCGCGCGGTGGCCGTGCTCGTCGTGGCCACCCCGTGCCCGCTGCTGCTCGCCGTGCCCGCCGCGATCGCCTCCGGCCTGTCGCGCACCGCCCGGTACGGCGTGATCGTGAAGGGTGGGGGCGCGCTGGAGACGCTGGGCAAGGCCCGCACCATCGTGCTCGACAAGACCGGAACGCTCACCGTCGGCCACCCGCGGGTGGAGGACGTCGTGGCCGCCCCCGGCTGGGACGGCACCGAGGTGCTGCGGCTGGCCGCCGCGGTCGATCAGCTCTCCTCCCACGTGGTGGCGGCCGCCGTGGTCCGGGCCGCCCGGGAGCGCGGGCTCACCCTGCCGCAGCCGGAGCAGCCCAAGGAGGACCCGGGCAGCGGGATGGAGGCGCTCGTCGGCGGGCGCCGCGTGTACGTGGGGAAGGCACGGGCCGCCGGGGCGTCCCAGTGGGAGGCGGCGCAGCGCGCCCGGGCGGCGCTCGACGGCGCGATGACCGTGTGGGTGACCGTCGACGGCGAGACCGCCGGGGTGATCATGCTCCGGGACGCGGTGCGCGGGGACGCGGGGCGGACCCTGCGCCGGCTGCGCAGCGCCGGCATCGACCGGGTGGTGATGCTCACCGGCGACCGCGCCGAGGTCGCCGAGGCGATCGCCACCGTGCTCGGCATCGACAACGTGCTCGCCGAGCAGTCGCCGGAGGGCAAGGTGGCCGGCGTCCGCGAGGAGGCGAAGCGCGCCACCACGGTCATGGTCGGGGACGGCATCAACGACGCGCCGGCGCTCGCCGCCGCGGACGTGGGCGTCGCCATGGGCGCGCGGGGCGCGGCGGTCTCCGCGCAGGCCGCGGACGTGGTGCTCACCACGGAGCGGCTCGACCGGCTCGCCGACGCGATGGACGTGGCGCGCCGGACCCGGCGCATCGCCGTGCAGAGCGCGGGCGTCGGCATCGGGCTGTCCCTGCTCGCGATGATGGTGGCCTCCGTGGGGCTGCTGCCGCCCGCCGCGGGCGCGCTGGTGCAGGAGGCGATCGACGTCGCCGTGATCCTCAACGCGCTCCGCGCGCTCGGCCCGGCCCGCGGGACCGGGATCCGGGTGGACGAGCCGACCCACGAGCTCTTGCGCCATTTCGAGCGCGAGCACGTGGAGCTGCGGCCGCCCCTGGAGCTGATCCGCGAGGTGGCCGACCGGATCGGCGACGTGCCGCCCGAGGAGACCCGTGCCGGGCTGGAGCGCGTCCTGCGGTTCCTCAACGAGGAGCTGCTGCCGCACGAGCGCGCCGAGGAGCACCGGCTCTACCCGGCGCTGGCCCGGCTGCTCGGCGCGCCGGAGGCGACGGCCACGATGAGCCGGGCGCACGCGGAGATCACCCGGCTCGCCCGCCGGATCGGCAGGCACCTGGAGCTCGCCGGGGGCACCGGGCCGGGGCCGGAGCAGCTGGACGACCTGCGCGCCTCCCTCTACGGGCTGTACGCGGTGCTCACGCTCCACTTCGCCCAGGAAGAGGAGGCCTACTTCTCGCTCACCACGGGCGAGCCCGCACCGGAGGAGCCGGCCCGCTGACCCGCGCCGGGGCCGCCCGGCCTTGGGGAGCGCCCCCGCGGCGCAGCGGACCCGGCGGTCACTTGCCCAGGACCCGGGACCGGGTGTCGTCCCGCTCCCACTCGATCTCGTCGACCACGCCGAGCACACCGTTGATCCGCTCGGCCATCCGCACGAGGATCTTGGCGTCGCTGCGGTTCTCGACCTGGCCGCTCAGCGTCACCACGCCCTCGCGGACGGAAGCCTTGAGCCGGGAGGTGTCCGTCCACAGCGCGCCGTTGATGATGTCGCGGCGGACCTCGTCGAGGATGTCCTCATCGGACCGGACGAACACCTTCAGCAGGTCGTGGCGGCTCACGATCCCGACCAGCCGGCCCTCGTCGTCCACGACCGGCAGCCGCTTGACCCCGTGCTTGCTCATCAGCCGGGCCGCGCTCACCACGCTCTTGTACGGGGTGATCGTGATCGGCGGGGCGGTCATGAGCTGCGCCGCCGTCAAGGCGCGCGCCTTCTCCTCCACGTCGCCCCCGGGCCGGCCGAGCCGCTCCCGCAGCCGGGCGCTCAGCGGGAGCTTGTAGCCCTCCCGGTAGTACTGCTCCCGCAGCTCCTCCTTGCGCAGCAGGTCCGCCTCGGAGACCACCCCGATGACGTGGCCCTCGCCGTCCACGACCGGCGCCGCGCTCACGTTGTGGGTGATCAGCACCTCGGCGATGTCCCGGAACGGGGTGCTCCCGTTGACCGAGGCGACCTGGGTGGTCATCACGTCCCGCACCTTCTTGTGCATGATCGGCTCCCTTCTCTCCGGCTCCGTTCCGCGGCGGCGGTCCGCCTCAACTCCCCAGGCAAGCGCGGCGCGTCCCGCGCGCCCAGGGGCGTACGGCTCGAAAGTGCGGCCGAAGGTCCCCTGTGATCAGGACCTTCACCGCTGACCTGCCGGAACGCGGCCGAGGCACTCTGACGGTGAGTGGGGGAGGGATCGCGATGGCGGCAACGGTGAGGGATGTCATGGGCACGGTGGCCATTGCGGTCACCATGGACGCGACGTTCACCCAGCTCGTCGAGACCATGCGCCGCTACGGGGTGGGCGCGGTCACCGTGGTCGACGCGGACCGGCGGCCGATCGGCGTGGTCTCCGAGGACGATCTCCTGCTCAAGGAGATCGAGGCCGGGGGACGGCCGTTCGGGCACTTGAGCCGGGCCGAGCGCCGCAAGGTGACGGGCACGACCGCCGCGGAGCTCATGACCACCCCGGCGATCACGGTGACGGTCGGCACGCCGATCCGGGACGCGGCGCGGCTCATGCACCGCAACCGGATCAAGCAGCTTCCCGTGATCGAACCGGCGACCGGCCGCATCGTGGGGACCGTCCACCAGGGCGACCTGCTGCGGGTGTTCGCCCGGCCGGCGGAGGAGATCAAGGCCGACGTCCGCCAGGTCGCCGAGCGGATCGGCATCGACCCCGCGCGGCTGACCATGGAGGTCGAGTCGGGGGTGCTCGCCGTGCGGGGGCGGGTGCCCCGCCGGTCGCAGGTCCGCCCCTTCGTCCTCGCGGCCCGCCGGGTCGACGGGGTGATCGAGGTCGACGCCGACCTCGGTTTCGACGTCGACGACCTGCTGATCTCCCCGCCGATGGTGTGACCCGCGATGAACAGGCCGCGAGCGGGGAACGCCCCTGGGATGATGCAGGTCCTGCGGGCCGCCGTGGAGGCGGCGGTGTGGGCGCCCTCGGTGCACAACACGCAGCCGTGGTCCTTCTGCGTGTCCGGCGCCGAGGTCAGGCTGAGCGCCGATCCGGAGCGCCGGCTGCGGGTCACCGACCCGGACGGCCGGCAGATGCTGATCAGCTGCGGTGCCGCCCTGTTCAACCTCCGGATCGCGCTCCGCGCCCTGGGCCACCGGCCCGTGGTACGGCTGCTGCCCGATCCGGACAGCCCGTTGCTGCTCGCCACCGTGCGCGCGGGGGAGCCGGCGCCGCCCGACGAGCTGGCCGGGCTCCTGTACGGCGAGATCGAGCGCCGCCGCACCCACCGGTCCGGGTTCACCGCCCTCCCGATCGCCGACGAGCTGGTCGATGAGCTGGTCGCCGCGGCCGGTAACGAGGGCGCCCGGCTGATCCCGGTGCGCGCCGACCCGATGCTGCGGGTGCTCGCCGCGCTCACCGGCGCCGCCCAGGAGATCCAGGCCACCGACCGCCGGTACGCCCTGGAGATGGCCCGCTGGGCCCGCCCGCCGGGCAGCGCCCGCCGCGACGGCGTCCCGGCGGACAGCTACCCCACCGCCCGCCGTCGCGGTGTGCCGTACCACTTCGCCGAGCGCGACTACGGCCGCGGCGAGGGCTGGGGCGGCGGGGACGAGGAGCCCATCTGCGCGGGCACCGGGCTGGTCGTCCTGCTCACCACCGAGGGGGACACCCGGGAGGACTGGCTGATCGCCGGGCAGGCGCTGCAGCGGGTCCTGCTGCAGGCCTCCGCCTACGGGGTCTCCGCGGCCTTCCACGGCCAGGCGCTGGAGATGCCCGACCTGCGGGCGTTCATCCGCCGGCACGTCTGCGGCGGGGCCCACCCGCAGCTCCTGATGCGGCTGGGGTTCGCGCTCGACGAGGCGAGCAGCGTGCGCCGCCCGGTCGCCGAGGTGCTGCGGGAGCCGTGAGCTCACGGCCCGATCCGGTACGGCCGCATCATCTCGTTGTCCTCGTGCTCCAGGATGTGGCAGTGCCACACGTACCTCCCCGCTAGGTCGAAGCGCGCCTTGACCCGGGTGACCTGCTGCGGCGGGGCGATCACCGCGTCCTTGCGGCCGCGCTCCCACGGGTACGGCCCCCGGGCCGGCCCGCGGAACGGCTCGCGGCCCACGACCTCGA of Thermobispora bispora DSM 43833 contains these proteins:
- a CDS encoding winged helix-turn-helix domain-containing protein encodes the protein MDETTGQGAEAPHRRLAAVLREQILSGRIEPDRPLPSEESLQREHGLGPEDVRRAIRLLSDEGLVYTLPGQGAFVSSRAEETGGG
- a CDS encoding universal stress protein, with the protein product MILVGVDGSRAGLEAAAWAAKEAVLHRVPLRVVNAVPKWVCSPTLSGRYAAIAAWMREGADMVLAAAADRARSEAPEVEVSTSILPGDPRTALIEAAKGARMLVVGNHGLGGFRGLLVGSVAHAVAGHAPCDVVVVREAPRQVHGEVVVGVDGSEQGGAALDFAFAEAALRGARVRAVHAWTAIDGSGGLLPEPDGDGSGGDPGEIGLVKQAIAERRRRHPDVEVVEEIVQGHPVAVLRQESATADLLVVGSRGRGGFAGLVLGSVSQGMLHQAACPLAVIRTPQRA
- a CDS encoding heavy metal translocating P-type ATPase, translated to MKRYAFLAAAVGALVIGGALHLIGAGAAGDIAWAAGTAVALVPAVWWVVSDLRAGRLGVDAIAVLALGGALAVREYFAGAVIGLMLASGRLLEDFALRRARRDLTGLYERAPRFAWRYEDGAPHRVPVDEVRRGDRLAVPSGEIVPVDGTVLSGTALLDESALTGEALPVEYGAGDAIASGVVNAGQAFDMRATATAAESTYTGVVRLAQEIEAGSAPMARVADRFAAWFLPLTLLLAGGAWLISGEAVRAVAVLVVATPCPLLLAVPAAIASGLSRTARYGVIVKGGGALETLGKARTIVLDKTGTLTVGHPRVEDVVAAPGWDGTEVLRLAAAVDQLSSHVVAAAVVRAARERGLTLPQPEQPKEDPGSGMEALVGGRRVYVGKARAAGASQWEAAQRARAALDGAMTVWVTVDGETAGVIMLRDAVRGDAGRTLRRLRSAGIDRVVMLTGDRAEVAEAIATVLGIDNVLAEQSPEGKVAGVREEAKRATTVMVGDGINDAPALAAADVGVAMGARGAAVSAQAADVVLTTERLDRLADAMDVARRTRRIAVQSAGVGIGLSLLAMMVASVGLLPPAAGALVQEAIDVAVILNALRALGPARGTGIRVDEPTHELLRHFEREHVELRPPLELIREVADRIGDVPPEETRAGLERVLRFLNEELLPHERAEEHRLYPALARLLGAPEATATMSRAHAEITRLARRIGRHLELAGGTGPGPEQLDDLRASLYGLYAVLTLHFAQEEEAYFSLTTGEPAPEEPAR
- a CDS encoding CBS domain-containing protein, with amino-acid sequence MHKKVRDVMTTQVASVNGSTPFRDIAEVLITHNVSAAPVVDGEGHVIGVVSEADLLRKEELREQYYREGYKLPLSARLRERLGRPGGDVEEKARALTAAQLMTAPPITITPYKSVVSAARLMSKHGVKRLPVVDDEGRLVGIVSRHDLLKVFVRSDEDILDEVRRDIINGALWTDTSRLKASVREGVVTLSGQVENRSDAKILVRMAERINGVLGVVDEIEWERDDTRSRVLGK
- a CDS encoding CBS domain-containing protein, producing MAATVRDVMGTVAIAVTMDATFTQLVETMRRYGVGAVTVVDADRRPIGVVSEDDLLLKEIEAGGRPFGHLSRAERRKVTGTTAAELMTTPAITVTVGTPIRDAARLMHRNRIKQLPVIEPATGRIVGTVHQGDLLRVFARPAEEIKADVRQVAERIGIDPARLTMEVESGVLAVRGRVPRRSQVRPFVLAARRVDGVIEVDADLGFDVDDLLISPPMV
- a CDS encoding Acg family FMN-binding oxidoreductase, which gives rise to MNRPRAGNAPGMMQVLRAAVEAAVWAPSVHNTQPWSFCVSGAEVRLSADPERRLRVTDPDGRQMLISCGAALFNLRIALRALGHRPVVRLLPDPDSPLLLATVRAGEPAPPDELAGLLYGEIERRRTHRSGFTALPIADELVDELVAAAGNEGARLIPVRADPMLRVLAALTGAAQEIQATDRRYALEMARWARPPGSARRDGVPADSYPTARRRGVPYHFAERDYGRGEGWGGGDEEPICAGTGLVVLLTTEGDTREDWLIAGQALQRVLLQASAYGVSAAFHGQALEMPDLRAFIRRHVCGGAHPQLLMRLGFALDEASSVRRPVAEVLREP